Part of the Paenibacillus guangzhouensis genome is shown below.
ATCGCCGACGGCTTCGGGCTCGATTATTATCCGATGCGCTACGAGATCTGCCCGGCCGACATTATCTACACCTTCGGCGCCTATGGCATGCCGACGCGGTTCAGCCATTGGAGTTTTGGAAAAACTTTCAATAAGATGAAGATGCAATATGATTTCGGTCTAAGCAAAATTTATGAGCTCGTCATTAACTCGAATCCTTGCTATGCGTTCTTGCTCGATGGGAACTCGCTTATTCAGAACAAGCTGATTGTGGCTCACGTCCTCGCCCATTGCGACTTCTTCAAGAATAACATCCGATTCTCCAATTCGAACCGCAATATGGTGGAGAGCATGTCCGCCACAGCGGAACGGGTAAGCCGCTATGAGCTCGAACACGGCACGGAAGCCGTCGAGAATTTCATCGATGCCGTACTCGCGATTCAAGAGCATATTGATCCGCAGCTCATCAAGCCGCAGCGTCTTGATAAGAAGCGATATACAGAGAAACGGATTCAACAAGCCAAAGACCAAGCAAATGCGTATAAAGAGCCAGGTGAATACGATGACCTGTGGGATCTGGATCCGAAAAATATTCTAAGTAAATCCGATCCGCAGACCAACCGCACCTTTCCGCCAGAGCCTGAGAAGGATCTCGTCTGGTTCATTCAAGAATATTCGCCGATTCTCGAGGACTGGCAGCGCGACATCATGTCGATGCTGCGTGAGGAGATGCTCTACTTCTGGCCGCAGCTGGAGACGAAGATCATGAACGAAGGCTGGGCTTCCTACTGGCATCAACGCATCATCCGCGAGCTTGACCTCACGAGCGATGAGACTGTTGAGTTTGCTAAGCTGAATTCATCGGTCGTTCAACCGTCGAGGAACAGCCTGAATCCTTATTATTTGGGACTCAAAATCTTCGAAGACATTGAACGCCGCTGGGATCAGCCAACCCAAGAGGAGCGTGATCGGCTGCATCGTGTTCCGGGCCAGGGAAGATCGAAGATTTTTGAAGTGAGGGAGCTTGATTCCGATACATCCTTCATCCGCAATTATTTGACGAAGCAGCTGACAGAGGATCTGGACCTCTATGTTTTCGAGAAGAAGGGCAACGAGTGGAAAATTACCGACAAAGCGTGGATGAATATTCGCGATCAGCTGGTCTATTCTCGTGTGAATGGCGGATTCCCGTTCCTGGTCGTACAGGATGGCGATTTTATGCGAACCGGG
Proteins encoded:
- a CDS encoding SpoVR family protein: MTQEIRDLEFAIAEIMEIADGFGLDYYPMRYEICPADIIYTFGAYGMPTRFSHWSFGKTFNKMKMQYDFGLSKIYELVINSNPCYAFLLDGNSLIQNKLIVAHVLAHCDFFKNNIRFSNSNRNMVESMSATAERVSRYELEHGTEAVENFIDAVLAIQEHIDPQLIKPQRLDKKRYTEKRIQQAKDQANAYKEPGEYDDLWDLDPKNILSKSDPQTNRTFPPEPEKDLVWFIQEYSPILEDWQRDIMSMLREEMLYFWPQLETKIMNEGWASYWHQRIIRELDLTSDETVEFAKLNSSVVQPSRNSLNPYYLGLKIFEDIERRWDQPTQEERDRLHRVPGQGRSKIFEVRELDSDTSFIRNYLTKQLTEDLDLYVFEKKGNEWKITDKAWMNIRDQLVYSRVNGGFPFLVVQDGDFMRTGEIYLKHQYEGIELDLKYLERTLPFVYQLWGKPVHLETFVEDKKVLFTYDGRKQARKFL